From the Xylocopa sonorina isolate GNS202 chromosome 9, iyXylSono1_principal, whole genome shotgun sequence genome, the window GAAAAATCCAGCCAACGGTACAGATTAAGAATTACTAAAGCATGCATAAACATGTTAACCATCGTTTGACGATAATACTTGGTTAAACGATGGTATTTAATGAATAAAAGCCGGACTTTTATCGAGGTAAAGTGTAGAATACATAATGACAACAGAAGTGCAGTGGCAGAAGAATTTATACGAGAATCGTGGCTTGCCGGACAATTATACAGACAACTCGTTTTTGGAACAATTACGTAAAAATATAAAGCCGCATAACGTGACACTAATAGAAGCAATTACTTTCGGTGCAACGATATGCATACAGTTAAATATTGTAATACTTTTTGTTATCATATTCGTTTGGCTAAACAAAGAATGGGCAAGTCCTGATGTAATTTTCGTTTCCAGCGTAGTATTAACAGTATTTGGTTATTTTATATACTGTTTTAAGGAACCGAATACTTTAATCGAATTAACAAAACATATCAGaactgttctaatttttcttacatTTGGTTATATTTTATCACCGGTGCTGAAAACATTGACCGAAACTATTAGTACAGACACAATTTATGCCATGGCGATATTAATGTTCTTGGTGCATTTAATATTCAGCAAATATGGTTCGTTGCAAATTTCCTTGTCTGACTCTTTGTCGATTACATCTTCAATTTTTGGTTCTTTAATGCTAGCGTCTAGATTAAAGTCTCCGTTGCATGCTTTCTCTCTTCTCACTGTATCCGTACAGTGTTTCGTTCTATTACCACTTTTAATGCATAAATTAAGTAGTAAAATATTGATATCAAATTTCTTGACATTTAGTACCTTGTACTTTCTTTTACTCATTTCACAAACTCTTTCTTACGTATTTGTCGCGACTATACtatttttacattttatttGCCCCTTTTGGTACATAAAATGTCAGAAATATAAGGATAATATTTACGGGCCTTGGGATGAGGCcattattacttcttaaaaaatACTTAAAGTATCTTTTTGAAAAATACTTTAACTTTTTTAAGTAAGAGCAGACTGAAAATATtgtaatatttaatttattaattgaAATATTACAATACAATTAACATAGTAACAAAACAATTATGAAAATggttttttatatattattgcgCCTATCAAAATGTTACAAAAATGATATACAT encodes:
- the Pig-c gene encoding phosphatidylinositol glycan anchor biosynthesis class C yields the protein MTTEVQWQKNLYENRGLPDNYTDNSFLEQLRKNIKPHNVTLIEAITFGATICIQLNIVILFVIIFVWLNKEWASPDVIFVSSVVLTVFGYFIYCFKEPNTLIELTKHIRTVLIFLTFGYILSPVLKTLTETISTDTIYAMAILMFLVHLIFSKYGSLQISLSDSLSITSSIFGSLMLASRLKSPLHAFSLLTVSVQCFVLLPLLMHKLSSKILISNFLTFSTLYFLLLISQTLSYVFVATILFLHFICPFWYIKCQKYKDNIYGPWDEAIITS